The following coding sequences are from one Halosolutus amylolyticus window:
- a CDS encoding pyridoxal-phosphate-dependent aminotransferase family protein: MAQEPSNDTARAPSVGELTPPDRTLMGPGPSDVNPRVLRAMSTPLVGHLDPSFVEIMDEVQDLLRYTFRTDNQWTIPVSGTGSAAMEAAIGNVVEPGDTMLVPTNGYFGGRMASMARRAGGEVVEVSAPWGEPLDPADVSDALAEHDPDVFGFVHAETSTGVLQPDVPQLTAAAHDHDALVIADSVTSLGGVELRVDEWDIDVAYSGPQKCLSCPPGASPLTLSDEAMEKVLARDEDPRSWYLDLSLLEGYWGDERSYHHTAPITNVYAIREALRLVAEEGIEARWDRHERLAGALKAGVEAMGLEMNAPDEYWLPSLNAVRVPDGVDDGAVCGELLDRYDLEIASGLGDLDGEIFRIGCMGHSARPENVIYVVTALGDVLEDMGADVDPGAGVTATRRALKE, from the coding sequence ATGGCTCAGGAACCGTCGAACGATACGGCTCGCGCGCCATCAGTCGGCGAACTGACACCACCCGATCGGACCCTGATGGGGCCGGGACCGAGCGACGTCAACCCGCGCGTCCTGCGGGCGATGAGCACGCCGCTCGTGGGCCACCTCGACCCCTCGTTCGTCGAGATCATGGACGAGGTCCAGGACCTGCTCCGGTACACGTTCCGGACCGACAACCAGTGGACGATTCCGGTTTCGGGGACCGGGTCGGCAGCGATGGAGGCGGCGATCGGCAACGTCGTTGAACCGGGCGATACGATGCTCGTCCCGACGAACGGCTACTTCGGCGGCCGGATGGCCTCGATGGCCCGCCGGGCGGGCGGCGAGGTCGTCGAGGTATCGGCCCCGTGGGGCGAACCGCTCGATCCGGCCGACGTCTCCGACGCGCTCGCCGAACACGATCCCGACGTCTTCGGGTTCGTCCACGCCGAAACGAGTACGGGCGTGCTCCAGCCGGACGTTCCCCAACTGACCGCAGCGGCCCACGACCACGACGCGCTGGTGATCGCCGACAGCGTCACCTCGCTGGGCGGCGTCGAATTGCGCGTCGACGAGTGGGACATCGACGTCGCCTACTCGGGCCCGCAGAAGTGTCTCTCCTGTCCGCCCGGTGCCAGCCCGCTCACGCTCTCGGACGAGGCGATGGAGAAGGTCCTCGCGCGCGACGAAGACCCCCGATCGTGGTACCTCGACCTCTCCCTGCTCGAGGGTTACTGGGGCGACGAGCGGTCCTACCACCACACCGCGCCGATCACGAACGTCTACGCGATCCGGGAGGCGCTTCGACTCGTCGCGGAGGAGGGCATCGAAGCGCGCTGGGATCGCCACGAACGCCTGGCCGGCGCGCTGAAAGCCGGCGTCGAGGCGATGGGCCTCGAGATGAACGCGCCCGACGAGTACTGGCTCCCGAGCCTGAACGCCGTCCGGGTGCCCGACGGCGTCGACGACGGCGCGGTCTGTGGCGAGTTGCTCGATCGATACGACCTCGAGATCGCGAGCGGTCTCGGCGACCTCGACGGCGAAATCTTCCGAATCGGCTGTATGGGCCACTCCGCACGGCCGGAGAACGTCATCTACGTGGTGACGGCGCTCGGCGACGTGCTGGAGGATATGGGAGCAGACGTCGACCCCGGTGCTGGCGTGACGGCGACGAGACGCGCGCTAAAAGAGTGA